The Gossypium raimondii isolate GPD5lz chromosome 2, ASM2569854v1, whole genome shotgun sequence genome segment TTATAAGGGTTAATTGAGTATAGAAACATAATGAATggatttaaatgataattaagtcATTCTTGAAGTTAGTGGTTGGTTATATGctcaattaattaagttttatgattaaaaaatgtatattaaaataacGTTCatgtattaataataaaacataaagaaaCCAATATCATCTTTCCCATTTCTTTCTATTTCCAACCGAAAACTCCATTGTTGTTAGCTAAGGAAGCTTTGGCCTTGCATAAACTCATGCATGTAAGTCAATTTCACACttattttgtatgaattttatgtttttgaaattgttgtagcttaatttagctagcctagaaactattttgaaatattgtcaaagttttgaaaactttCTATTAATGTTCTTGAAGCTTTTTAGATGTTAATGCTTGagtttgaagtttgatgatgaaataggacaattttgtaaagtgattttgaataggttttaagtttagggattaaatcaaAGTATGTTAAATTTGTCATGGGTTTCTTGCGAAATTTCAATACTTGAGGGTTGTATAGGGATGGATATGAATTCAACATGTTAGCCTAGGgcttaattgtgaaaataagcttgttttggttttagggactaaattgaacaaaatgcaaaaattttaaaaaattgtgaaaatattaaTAGGAAGGGAAGTCTACAAGTTTGGCACTCGGTGTCTAGGCGTGTTTTGGAGGGATGTTAGCCTTCGGGCTAGGCACTCAATACTCAGACGTGTTCTTGGTTGGATTAGCTTGATTAAGCATTCTAGCGTGTCTTGGATGGATAACTGCGTATCTGTATCTGTTCATATTGGTTCATCGGTCTGAATAGTgatttttaattggtataatggCTTATATTGATGTGTGGTAATAATGCCTTGATGAATGACTTGTAAATGTGCTCAAACTTATCGATATTATATTGTGACTTGGTATTGAATGAACTTGTATAGCTTGAATGATATATTACTTGCATAAAATGAACTCACCCATTGGAAATGGTTGTGATGACAGGACTAAGTGCTTattcattttgttaattttaaattgtgaCATTAAGGTatgttatattgttttttttcaatatatgaacttactaagctcaatTAAGTTTTCTCTATTTGGTTTTCCTGTAGTTGTCCTGTTGTGGAATCAAGCGATCGGATCACCTaaaagatcacactatccaactatCTTTTGGTAGACTTtgaaaacattatattttagttttgtgGCATGTAGTAGGAGTATTTGGTATATGTACTTAAGTGttcatgaaaatatatatgttgtgttagtacaaattatatattatacttatgaTATTGAATGTTTGTTGTTTAATTGCATATTTAAGATGAATTTGTGTATggtaaatgttgttaattgtcATAGCATCTTATAGCTCAGATCCGGCGATCGaaccgggtatagggtgttacatgtaatatcgaaattaactaaattaatcttttctaaattttaaaattttattttatgtttttaaattactattaataaaatcaactCAATAAGCCAATTTAATAATTGCCaacaaaactaaatttttttgattatgTAATCTCAAATCTTCCATAGTaatataaaagtaaagaaaatcattgcaattaaataattaattgcttGTTCTTCATTTCGGTAAAGATGTGATGAAAAATTATGGATTTTGTTtggtataaaattaattaatttaatttattgcaaaaaaatttatttgcttCTAGCTTAGtataaaagactcaaaattatataatcaaaagaaatttaggTTTCAGAGGTAATTATTAAAGAtagttatttgagttgattttaatttggaaatataaaataaaattttaaaatgtagaaggagattaaattaattaaggtattgtttgataaactgaaaaattaagTGTCGAAAAAAATAagtgttgaaaaattaaatattgaaaatttaagtattgaatttaagttataaaattgtttgatatattacttaaaattaattatggaatATAATTAGgttgtttgataaatatatattttaaattataaaaattattctatattttatccttaatttttaaatatttttcttattctaaagaaaaatcaaattttaaacctaaagtttttataagaaactataatataatattatattaaactaattaattaaaaatattatccaTTAAAGGTCAAGTATAtgttatctatttattatttaaacagttttttatagaaaaaaatctattagatagtttcattttaataatcaaacatgtgtaaaaaattaaataattaaaatattaattttcagctgatttaattttttcaatggTCAATCAAACAAGGcttaatctaattaatttcaatacTATAGTAACAAATCGGTTGATATTGATGATTTAATAaacttttcaataatttatttaattgattttgatgatttgaaatttaaaatttcaatattacaagaaaaaattatatatttagaattcGGAAAGGGGGTAAATGAATacagaattttaaaatattaatttagtttctattgctttttcactttaatccttaGTTTTTTTTACCCCGGCCAAgacttaaaaaatgatattttttgggTGACCATAATGAAAGTGTGAACATGATGTGGCGTGGACAGTTAATCGCCGTTAAAGATTTAATtgttgggtgactaaaataaaagcaCCCTAAAGGTTGAGTgatgaaattgtaaaaatttcattttagttacccaaaataaaaatgccCTAAAAGTTAAGTGACCAACTAAATAGTTTACTCAAAATTCAGCCTCAGCTAATTAATTAATGCACTTTACGTGATACCAAGGAAAGCGCCATGTGATTTGatgtaaaataattcaaaaaaattgaaaagtaagaattcctaaaataattttaaaaaattaacataaccttttaaaattaaaaaaaatccaacaaaatcctcaaacttcttcaaaattatgataatgaaattgttaaaattcataatattatgTTGACGAAATTGATAGGATTGCAAATTAAGGTAAGaagattcaaattttgaaattgaattacgTGCAAAATTCTAACatcatattttagaaatatatatttagaaagAATTTATATGTTAGATGATATATATTAGCCTCccaagaaaatgaaaaggaaatcaGTGATCacattattgttattgttttcaCAAACCattcatctctctctctctattaaGAAATGACTTTTTATGGTAGgccattatttaatttttgggtaaatgatctttattttgttatctaaataaaataattatcattataatacTTTATCATTTTGATTACTCAATCGTTAAATCCTTAACCACAGTTGGAGATTGAATATGTTGAAGAAACAGAGCCAAAGCACATATATTACGTAATGTTCTTATCTCCCATACAAGCATCAACTGACAGATTCATTATGTGCTGTTTTTACTTACAACAAGCTCCCCTCAAGCACATACAAGAATCATACAACAATGGTGAACTTGTAGATAAGGTTGCAAAAACTTgtcttcaaaatttcaatttcatggGCTAATATTTGGAACAAATGCAGTACACTGTACaacaaacataaatatgtaCAGACAAGATGCCGAGATGCCTCCCCACGGATGAAAATAAAGTCAGATCCTTACTTATGTCCTAGCCTACTGAAAAATAATAAACGAACTGACCCCTAACACACTGCATTAATCCTACTGCAATGTCTATCAACGCATGCGAGTATTACGTTTATTGTCTTTCCAGAAAGAATATCTTGGTCAGGTTCTCGGTTCTAGCTGAGATGAGATTCCAGGCAAGACTCCTATGCAGGTACCCAACAGGAGGAACCATAAAGAATCCTGCCCTTCCATCCCTGCAACATCCAGTGGTTGTCTTCATCGATTACGAAATCTTTGTGGTACCATGCCTTCAACTTATCCCTAATTATCTTCATCAGTTCCTGGTCTAATGGAAGCGGCTTGAACCCTTCCCTTAATGTACGAATCTGCCATTGCTTGTATGTTTCCGGCCTCTGGACCCTTGCTGATCCCTCACATGCTATGACATTCATTGCTTCGCGACCGTAAAACTCCCTCTCGAACATCAACCTTGCCGGTTCTTCACGAGGTAATGTGTTCTCGAATACATCAAATACTGCAGAGATATGGAACAGAACCTCCTTGAACCTTGTAACAAAGAAGGGAGCATTGTAAGCTCCATTAACTATGGAGTGAACGAAAATATCAGGTTTCATTTTCCTGATCAATTTTAACATAGCATTCCTCGGACAGTCCACATCGGCAGTCTCATCGAGTAGATTGTGAAACCGGAAAAGAGAATTCACGGCAAGCATCTCATTGCTATCTATCTTGATGTCCTCGATCTGGATGGTTTCCCAATGTTCGACTGCTATAGGATTGTACTCGAACGGAACATTAAAACGCTCACAATACTTTGCCAAGCGACGACCTGTCTCCTCAATTCTTTCAGCCGGGCGGAAACCTCGTTGGGGAATCTCTATTCCAGTGATGCGTAGCTTAGGAGGCCCACCGGGTCTTGTTGAGAGATGTTGGATAAGAATGGGCCATTGGAAACCATACAGGATACCAAAATCTACAATATGAAGAACACTCGCTTTCTCAGCCATGTGGTAAATCGATTTGTTTGCAAACAGAATGGCTAGCTTCGTAAACGGACAAGAACAAAGGTAAGCTTTGTAAGCTTTCAAGATATCAGCAGCTGTTGTCATCTTGGAAGCCAGGGAAGCATAAAAAACGTGAATTAGGGCTCCGCTTCCATCCAAGCGAGCCTCAAGGCCATCTGCGAAGATATAGGCCAACCTCTGATTTGCATCACCAAGAGGAGAAGAGTGCTCTTTAATCTGCTTTAGCAGTTCACTTGCAGTCCTACGATCATCAGCAGAAACAGCCTGTGCACAGAGAATCAGAAGAGTCCTCAAATCTACcacttctttcttcttccccCGTCTTTTAGAACGATTTCTTCCAACAATGGATCCATCCAACTGTTCTTTATGCTGCGAGCTATCGGTTTCCCCATGCCGCACAGTTTGATCAATACCACACATAGTTTTCCCTTCAGTACAAAGTAACACCTTATCAAATACTTCAGATAAATCACTCTCTTCTGTATAAGTTGCCGATTGCTTGTTACTCCTCTCGTCTTCCAATTCCCAATCATCCCGTTCATGGTTCTTCCTACCCGTCAACCCATTGGACGAAATCTCCCTCTCATCCTTCTCCACCTTGACTACAACTTTTGGAACATCTACCTTTTTCCCCACAGCAAACGTGCTGCTCTCTAGGTCAATTACCAGCTGTTCACTACTAGGGATGAACTTACTGGCTTCCTCAAACCCTCTCTGGAACTGCAACACAGATTCCTTATCACTGAAGATGTTCTTAACCAGAAGCTCGCTAACAGAAGATTCCATCAACCCATTACCAATGTTACTCAAGCTATTAACCGAGTCAACAGAAAACTGTGAACTGGACTGTTGCAAATCGGGCTGCAAAGAGTAAGGAGCTTGTAACAAGGAAGGATCGGGCCATCCGCCTTCCCCGATACCACGAGGATCGATATGATCACTAGTCCCACTACGAGAGCTAATACTAGCATCTGAATGGCCATTAGTACCAAAAAGATTACTATCAGGACTCTCCACTTTGACTGGTTGGATGATATTGCTCACCAAGGCATCATATAATGATTTCTCAGTGTCTTCGAGAGCCAAATAATCATTAAACATATAGGGCTTATCCTCCATGTTCTCTTCCATAAGCATCTGGCTTATGTATTTGAGGACTGGATCTGTGGAGTCATTGTCACTTGGAGGTGAATAAGACTCCCCCAATGGACTCCACCCCGAGGAAGCTGAAAATGAGCTACCATCTGAACTTGCAGTAATGGATGGAACATTAATACCCGGGTCCGAGTCAGGTGGTATAATGGGAACTTTCATGTTCATAAAGTTAAGATCTGGGGAGGGGACATTGAACTCAAATCCATTGTGGAATGTATGATCTTCAACTTTGAAACAGTTCAGGTAATCAGAGATTTCAATGGAATTTGGATCCATGGTCATCTAAAAAAATCCCAATTCTACAAcccaaaaagaacaaaaaaaaacaagtcaAACACTTACCATGCATCAAAGGAGAAAGCTTTATGGTGATCACTAGACTAATACCCTTTAAAGATTCAAACTTTCTgagatttaaaacaaataagatCACAAATTCACCAACAATAACACAAAGAAAGGCCGCAATTCAACTAAAGTGGAGAAGTAGAACCAAGAAACAAGAGTTAAACGTACCTTAAAGAGAGAGAGACAGAGAGCCAGAGAAGAAGAGAAGACTTTCGAGATAGCTGCGGGGGATTGAAAGTTTTAAACAAATAGGACCTTTCCTGGAAGAGACTgacactaatatatatataggaggaGAACATGAAATGAGATACATTGGGACCCTGTTATTTCAGCGGCTATTGGTCGGTCAACATGATATCTGCAGcatcatatttatttacttttctttctttttcccttttttgacACATTCATTGTATGTATTCCATTTCTGGTTTAATCCTATCCAAGCAAACACTTGCTGTAAAATATTTACTAGAAGTAACTTTCTCACGAAACAGTATATTACAGTATATTGCTGTATTAACGAAGATTATATTAGTTTCAACCTCACATAGAAAATTTGCATGTAAACATAACTAACTTCAACATAAGCCCGTCCAAAGGGTATATTTTTTCCTTGCAGAATTTGACCGAAAAGAGTGCTGTGGTTTAGTTATACGAATTCTTCTCGAGTGCCTATCTATATTATTAccaatatgtacatatatacacataaaggATTGCGGGGCCCACTCCTACATATCTGAGGTTGAAGTTGAATAAACAAGTGAAAGGAGCAGCAGCAAGATGTCAAGCTTCAATGGGGCCAAAATCACACGCGTTGAGCTTTCTGTTAGCTCATATATGacaacatatgtatatattctattatatttagttatttaCCATCacaagaatttatttatttcctagTCTAACAGCCACCACCAATTTCACCATGGGATTGCTTGGAAATCAAGGCTTTTCCTTTGTTTCCAATCACTCACTTTGGATTTTGGAATGGTTTTCAGAAAGTCAAagctttattttctaattttctataTTCTGGTCTATTAAACTTGAGAAACAAGAATCTCCAACTTGGGAGATTAGACAATAACTAagccaagaaaaaaaaaatgttagagagtgttttttttttttttttcaattgcatACAAACTAATTGTATTTTCTACATTATGCTACAAAAATAATTGCAATGGTAGTAATTGCATTTGCCAaaccatttatcatttatttagaAATGGTTATTTTGCAATAGCAGTTTGGTTGGTTTTGCTTATTATTTAGGAGGATTATTGAAATATAAGATTTATTATTGAGTATGTTATATTAtctttttagttcatttatatAGAAtgtaagattttattatttagttgacaaaatataaaattatctaaaaacacgttttacctctattttattaccatacaaaagttgaaacttatagcattttattttagagtaaattactgatgggtgtcgaacccaccaatataaacctacgccttaaattgcaaattacgcagtatagggagtaggatcgatccctcagagactggtttactgtaaattgttgctctcttgaccagatttatgtcggggcaactatcgtgcccaagaaattcggggggataaaatttgaagtcctgaaataaacagaaaaataacaaaaaaaagtaaaagttgaaaacaggATAATaaaaacagtgaaataaatatgaagaaaaattaattagaataagcttAGCTTTAGGCAcgaattttcctcgtctttgaaccgatcctcgaaattagatgaactcctcttttccaataagctagttatagctaccaaggacgcctcggacaccaactcttccttgtgtaaattagttatggaacgtccaataactaatctttaccgatcgaacaaccacgaaacgttcgtgatttagaactccggcagccttgcgttctagaagagcctagctcgaaccaatgcctTCAACtacgtgggacatttaaatctggttactacttcccttgacggaaccaaacagcaatctccacttggcacgccaatgtgttcacagaaaaccaaTTAGAAACattcctttcggaattccaatTGTACGTCCaatcacactaaatcaaacgatgtcttttttgacttagtgttgatctgactttgtgagttgacaaaatcatactcttaatccggagaagtaAAAAGTACTgaaattttaggagttaaatggctcgggttcgtaactcacgggttttgacaaggctaatttcggcctaaagctgaaaatgggtttagttggctaatgtttggggcatgttggtattggaataattaaataagtttgaataaatgaaaaaaaatgaaagtgagtGGTGAAGGTGACGCAAGGTTGGAAATTAATTGctgacaaaaaaaagaaagaaaagattgaattgcaagagataaaagcttaatttaaaaatgaaatgattaaaaacttgatggaaaattttatgaaaagacttgatgaaaagttttaaaaagaacTTGCTGCAAAACTTGATAAAAAACttggtaattaaaaacttgataaaaGAACTAGATGAAAAAtacttgaagaaagaaaaacacttaatgaaagacttaattgaaagcttgatttttgaattgatgaattgattgatgattaaaatgaacaatgtagcctctatttatactagtggccttgctaaattaagagccaactagtatagaaaatcaaggaaaatatttcataatataaaaaatatcccaaaataatctcccactaagtcaacaattttagctaattaatcttggaaaaattcttctttggccctccttctttgcttctttcttcaatctagcccaattgttttatttttcttttatttagccccaaattgcattcctgcacaaaattcaataaatatggcaaaattagtggtgcattctcataaattaaccaatttaattacataaaatatgtaactttagcatttaatcaaatccccctacttagcttATGCTAGTCCTCGAGCATTTGTATGTAtctgcaaaaggaaaaattttctccaaaataggacttgacccccatggtttgcacaattcaacaatttaatcctagcacattaacatctcaaataacctagcctaagaagtaagtaaatatatttcagaatttataaGAGCTTGATAGGCTtacctttcattttattatttttgtacttaagacatttttgaattttttgacgCGAGACATGATGACAACACAAGCACCATGTTCCGGTTACTCAATTCGGACGTCTTTAAGCGGGTTATTTCGCCCTACTCATGATAACTTGTTAGCGGAGTGAGTGCAAAGAAATTAGACAGTCACACAAACCTTTTTACGCGAGATgtaatgacaacccaagcaccacaTTCCGGTTACTCGGTCCGGTGTACAGCCCCAATTTTCACTCTTAACATTCATATCAGaggagtattattattatttttcttccccctttttttttttgaaagataaaAGCAGTCAAGCAAACTcacaattcaaaaaatttttacCCACTAAGTCTAGGTTATTGAAAAGTTGTATGTGTAAAGAACTAAATAGCTAAATAGGTCAAACCATAAGTGTACCATCCCAacttattaaaagaaaaattttaccttttaccgaaaacatacaaaaataacgATGACAGATAAGCAAATTAGAACCAATTTATATTTCCCTCCcctatttattttacattgtcccaatgtaatttaaagaataaaagtaaagataagtaggagaaagagagaaaaagaaactccCCATGTATTTCAACGTCGTAGAGGGTGGTCTCGTAGGTAGAGTGGGCCTTGGCTGAAGTAAAAAGAATTTTGTGGGTTGACATgtggaatttaattttgtcttggaatgtttcctgcaaaataaaaatgaaaataaaataaaatagtaaaaataaataataataataggaaaattaaaatgttttttttttcaaatttattagctaagctataaactcgagaaataaattattaaaacccAAGATTACGAGATTTGGTAAAACAGTCGTGATAAATGCACCAAGTaagttcccaggaaagagaggtgagtcacaatggacattcttaagtaccaagtctttccttagaCAGAACTAATCCTTgacatgcattttcattttccattttaccaaaaattttatttgcataaaggaaaagaaaatttggattGCCTCCTAACAGCgctttgtttaacgtcgtttAGCTCGACGACCTGTGTTATTCAAATTCTTTATCCTTTTGTAATGGACTGCAAAGCGGTTACATGATCTTCAAGAAGTCTTTTATGAATCGTCTATAAGATCCATACACCGTGAAGTCATTCACGAAGACTTCAATGATTTTCTTGACATAATCAGAGAATTTGCTCGACATGCATCTCTGGAAAGTGGTCGGAGCATTATAGAGACCAGACGGCATTCGTCTATACGCAAACATTTCGAAAGGGCACGTGAAAGTTATTTTGTCTTGATCCTCAGGCGCCACCggaatttggaaaaatcctgAATATCCATCGAGACAACAATAATGAGTCTTACCAGCTAATTGCTCGAGCATTTGATTGATGAATGGAAGTGGAAAATGGTCTTTCCGGGTAGCTGcgttcaacttcttgtaatcgATGCAAACCCTCCATCCATTCTGGACTCGGGTAGGAACTAGCTCTCCTGACAAATTTTTAACCACTGTCACGccagttttcttgggcacgatATGAACATGGCTAACCCAATCACTGTCGGAGATCGGGTATATCATTTCAGCATCCAACGATTTCTGGTTTTCTGATTCCATTCTGACTTTTAGATCAGAGATCTACTTTTCCCATTCGTTGTCTTGCCCATGACTTTTGTCTGGAACTGTTTCCAAAACTTTTCCGCTACAAAGAGTTATTGCACTTACATTCTGCCTAGGATTCGGCTCTATCTGGGAAGGTAATTTACCTTGAGACTCTAAACGATTAACTGCCATCGAGAGTTTACTAACTTGATTAGTTAACTCCTGTATTGATGCATCTGTCCTCTGTTGATATTTTACAGCATCGACGGCAAGTCTTTCCATAATAGCTTCTAGAGATGTGCTCGGCTTGGGTGGCAGTTGCGGTGGTTGCAAAGGTCTTGGTTGGTATGACGGATTATATCGGGGATTAGCTCCGTAATTCAAGTTGGGATGATCCTTCCACCCGGGATTGTAGGTGTTAGAGAAAGGATCATAGCGTCTTTGCGGAGGTCTCAGAAAACCTCCGACATCGCCAACATATGCCGttaaattttcgttaaggaTTGGGCACAAATTCGTCGGATGTTCAGATGTAGTACAAATTCCACACAGCTGGGTCAGATTCTTCTTTTCTGTAAGCATAGTTTGAACAATATTAGTGAGCTTATCCAATTTATCTTCTAAGGATGAAACGTTTACCCCATTAACCCGTCTTGTGGGTTCTGAATTTGGCCGATATTGTTGAGAATTTGCTGCCATGGTGGATATCAGTTCTCTTGCCCTTTGAGGAGTCATATTGACAAGCGCCCCTCCACTAGCAGcgtcaatcattttcatttccatagggAGCAAACCCTCGTAGAAATACTGAAGAAGTG includes the following:
- the LOC105788810 gene encoding scarecrow-like protein 34, with product MTMDPNSIEISDYLNCFKVEDHTFHNGFEFNVPSPDLNFMNMKVPIIPPDSDPGINVPSITASSDGSSFSASSGWSPLGESYSPPSDNDSTDPVLKYISQMLMEENMEDKPYMFNDYLALEDTEKSLYDALVSNIIQPVKVESPDSNLFGTNGHSDASISSRSGTSDHIDPRGIGEGGWPDPSLLQAPYSLQPDLQQSSSQFSVDSVNSLSNIGNGLMESSVSELLVKNIFSDKESVLQFQRGFEEASKFIPSSEQLVIDLESSTFAVGKKVDVPKVVVKVEKDEREISSNGLTGRKNHERDDWELEDERSNKQSATYTEESDLSEVFDKVLLCTEGKTMCGIDQTVRHGETDSSQHKEQLDGSIVGRNRSKRRGKKKEVVDLRTLLILCAQAVSADDRRTASELLKQIKEHSSPLGDANQRLAYIFADGLEARLDGSGALIHVFYASLASKMTTAADILKAYKAYLCSCPFTKLAILFANKSIYHMAEKASVLHIVDFGILYGFQWPILIQHLSTRPGGPPKLRITGIEIPQRGFRPAERIEETGRRLAKYCERFNVPFEYNPIAVEHWETIQIEDIKIDSNEMLAVNSLFRFHNLLDETADVDCPRNAMLKLIRKMKPDIFVHSIVNGAYNAPFFVTRFKEVLFHISAVFDVFENTLPREEPARLMFEREFYGREAMNVIACEGSARVQRPETYKQWQIRTLREGFKPLPLDQELMKIIRDKLKAWYHKDFVIDEDNHWMLQGWKGRILYGSSCWVPA